One genomic segment of Erythrolamprus reginae isolate rEryReg1 chromosome 2, rEryReg1.hap1, whole genome shotgun sequence includes these proteins:
- the ACOX1 gene encoding peroxisomal acyl-coenzyme A oxidase 1 isoform X2 gives MFLPTLLTQATQEQQDRFFMPAWNLEIIGTYAQTEMGHGTHLRGLETTATYDPATQEFILNSPTVTSIKWWPGGLGKTSNYAIVLAQLYTQNKSHGLHAFIVPLRQLGTHEPLPGITIGDIGPKFGYDEMDNGYLKMDNFRIPRENMLMKHAKVEPDGTYVKPLNAKLTYGTMVFIRSIIVGDAARSLARACTIAIRYSAVRHQSELKPGEPEPQILDYQTQQYKLFPLLATAYAFRFVGSYMKDTYHRITGNIQDGDLSELPELHALSAGLKAFSSWTANAGIEECRMACGGHGYSRCSGLPDIYVNFTPSCTYEGENTVMMLQTARFLVKSYTQVSSGQLVSGIMSYLNDLSGQHIQPQHVAARPTTLHINNPSSLVEAYKLRASRMVEFAAKNLQAELNRRKSKEDAWNRTSIDLVRASEAHCHYVVVKLFTAKLSEIGDSAVHAVINNLCLLYALFGIIKNSGDFLQGGILTEAQLIQVNMRIKELLALIRPNAVALVDSFDFCDSVLGSVLGRYDGNIYENMFEWSKKSPLNKTQVHESFHKHLKPLQAKL, from the exons ATGTTCCTTCCCACGTTACTAACCCAGGCAACCCAAGAACAGCAGGACCGCTTCTTCATGCCTGCTTGGAACTTGGAGATTATTGGCACATATGCCCAGACAGAGATGGGACATG GAACCCATCTCCGAGGTCTGGAAACTACTGCCACTTATGATCCTGCTACCCAGGAATTCATCCTTAACAGCCCAACTGTGACTTCTATTAAGTGGTGGCCAGGTGGAT TGGGCAAAACGTCAAACTATGCCATTGTTTTGGCTCAGCTTTATACCCAAAACAAAAGTCATGGGTTACATGCTTTCATTGTGCCTCTACGTCAGTTGGGAACCCATGAACCATTGCCAG GCATCACCATTGGTGACATTGGCCCCAAATTTGGTTATGATGAAATGGATAATGGCTACTTAAAAATGGACAACTTCCGTATCCCCCGGGAAAATATGCTAATGAAACACGCCAAG GTTGAACCAGATGGCACGTATGTGAAGCCTCTCAATGCCAAGCTGACTTATGGGACTATGGTATTCATCCGTTCCATTATCGTTGGAGATGCTGCTCGCAGTTTAGCCAGAGCTTGTACAATTGCCATCCGCTATAGTGCTGTGAGACACCAGTCTGAGTTAAAGCCTGG AGAACCAGAACCTCAGATTTTGGATTATCAGACTCAGCAGTACAAACTTTTTCCTCTCCTAGCAACAGCATATGCTTTCCGCTTTGTGGGTTCGTATATGAAAGATACATATCATCGCATCACTGGGAACATCCAAGATGGAGACTTGAGTGAACTGCCAGAG TTGCATGCACTATCTGCAGGGCTCAAGGCTTTCAGTTCCTGGACTGCCAACGCTGGCATTGAGGAATGTCGAATGGCATGTGGTGGACATGGCTACTCACGCTGCAGTGGTTTGCCTGATATTTATGTCAATTTCACTCCTTCTTGCACTTATGAAGGAGAGAACACTGTGATGATGTTGCAAACAGCCCG ATTCCTTGTCAAAAGTTATACCCAAGTTAGTTCTGGACAATTAGTTAGTGGCATTATGTCTTATCTGAATGACTTATCAGGACAACATATTCAGCCTCAGCATGTGGCTGCTAGACCCACAACTCTGCATATCAACAATCCTTCCAGTTTGGTGGAGGCATATAAATTGAGAGCTTCAAG GATGGTTGAGTTTGCAGCAAAAAATTTACAGGCTGAATTGAACCGTCGGAAAAGCAAAGAAGATGCTTGGAACCGGACTTCCATTGATCTAGTACGAGCATCTGAG GCACACTGTCACTATGTGGTGGTCAAACTGTTTACAgcgaagctttcagaaattggtGACTCAGCTGTCCATGCTGTCATTAACAACTTGTGTTTACTGTATGCTCTATTTGGGATTATaaagaattcaggagattttcTACAG GGGGGCATTTTGACAGAGGCCCAGCTTATTCAAGTGAACATGCGTATAAAAGAACTCTTGGCTCTTATCCGTCCTAATGCAGTAGCTCTGGTAGATTCCTTTGATTTCTGTGATTCTGTGCTTGGATCTGTGCTTGGCCGGTATGATGGTAACATATATGAAAATATGTTTGAGTGGTCAAAGAAGTCACCACTAAATAAAACACAG GTCCATGAATCTTTCCACAAACATCTGAAGCCATTGCAGGCTAAACTGTGA